In Oncorhynchus kisutch isolate 150728-3 linkage group LG5, Okis_V2, whole genome shotgun sequence, a genomic segment contains:
- the LOC109884683 gene encoding protein phosphatase 1 regulatory subunit 3D: MMSSMASVGRPKAVSHGVVGKEKERTRFCGNDRLKTVSPCIKGKPRAVSPGMIGEQRAVPPWRPESMSPGVVGRYRAWSLGVLQNTSSYSSVTPCQTTTKTIRVTDILDSKPEPTKAPVKIRPPSPRPPPPKEPIFSCNLSSDPPVQPIIRRRAHSLPSVHERNRDRQVRFVDSLGLKLEEVKVFSKVEEPWIPPHVFSRLLMSAEMNSGRSLELSLPYFKPCFPENTGSQPGFVKRLVEQMVSLDQVLCSELGIVGKVQVLNLAFNKEVTIHYSFTNWRSSAETRACWVATLHRDQMEGPESDVFRFRLPVPPFILLPGAQLEFAVCYRVMGAEYWDNNDGNNYKLSCHSYTLTVPRECEDSIVHYT; this comes from the coding sequence ATGATGAGCAGCATGGCCAGCGTGGGGAGGCCCAAAGCAGTGTCTCATGGTGTTGttgggaaggagaaggagaggacaagGTTTTGTGGAAACGACAGGCTGAAAACAGTGTCTCCTTGCatcaaaggaaaacccagagctGTGTCTCCAGGCATGATAGGGGAGCAGAGGGCAGTGCCTCCTTGGAGGCCAGAGTCGATGTCTCCAGGTGTGGTAGGGAGATATAGGGCATGGTCTCTTGGTGTGCTCCAGAACACCAGCAGCTACAGCAGTGTGACCCCATGCCAGACCACTACTAAGACTATCCGAGTGACGGACATCTTGGACTCCAAACCAGAGCCAACCAAGGCCCCTGTCAAGATCCGGCCCCCTAGCCCACGTCCCCCGCCCCCCAAGGAGCCCATTTTCAGTTGCAACCTGTCCAGTGACCCTCCCGTCCAGCCCATCATAAGACGCAGGGCCCATTCTTTGCCCTCGGTCCacgagagaaacagagaccgCCAGGTACGCTTCGTGGACTCCTTGGGGTTGAAGCTGGAGGAAGTCAAGGTGTTCAGCAAAGTAGAGGAGCCTTGGATTCCCCCCCACGTCTTCTCCAGACTTCTCATGAGCGCTGAGATGAACTCAGGGCGGTCCCTGGAGCTTTCCTTGCCTTACTTCAAACCCTGCTTTCCCGAAAACACGGGCTCCCAGCCGGGGTTCGTTAAGCGCCTGGTGGAGCAGATGGTATCTCTGGACCAGGTCCTGTGTTCTGAGCTGGGCATCGTCGGCAAGGTGCAGGTCCTCAACCTGGCCTTCAACAAGGAGGTGACGATCCACTACTCCTTCACTAACTGGAGGAGCAGTGCTGAGACCAGAGCCTGCTGGGTGGCTACCCTCCACCGGGATCAGATGGAGGGACCAGAGTCTGATGTATTCAGGTTCCGCCTGCCCGTCCCGCCCTTCATCCTGCTGCCTGGAGCCCAGCTGGAGTTTGCTGTGTGTTACAGAGTGATGGGAGCTGAGTACTGGGACAACAACGATGGGAACAACTACAAACTGTCCTGTCACAGCTACACACTCACTGTGCCCCGGGAGTGTGAGGACAGCATTGTGCACTACACCTGA